One window of Campylobacter avium LMG 24591 genomic DNA carries:
- a CDS encoding CvpA family protein, producing MLLGFSWFDIVILALTFLIAIRGIINGFIRELFGLIGIVGGVIIASRYFSVLGEFINTHIYHISNEDLLKFVAFISMVIIIWVFCLFLAAIFSKLIKLSGLGFLNRLLGFLFSGAKIFLIFSILVFCINKISFLSASIKPMVQDSKVFASLEKFGAFIMNDERVQDGIEAVEKGISEVNQSIQ from the coding sequence TTGTTACTTGGTTTTTCTTGGTTTGATATTGTAATTTTGGCTTTAACTTTTTTGATAGCTATTAGAGGGATTATAAACGGCTTTATTAGGGAGTTATTCGGGCTCATAGGCATAGTAGGCGGCGTGATAATAGCTTCTAGATACTTTTCTGTGCTTGGCGAGTTTATAAATACTCACATTTATCATATCTCTAATGAAGACCTATTAAAATTTGTCGCTTTTATATCTATGGTTATCATTATATGGGTTTTTTGTTTGTTTTTGGCTGCTATTTTTTCAAAGCTTATCAAATTAAGCGGCTTAGGCTTTTTAAACCGCTTGTTAGGCTTTTTATTTAGCGGAGCTAAGATATTTTTAATATTTTCAATACTTGTTTTTTGTATAAATAAAATTAGCTTTTTAAGTGCAAGTATAAAACCTATGGTGCAGGACAGCAAGGTTTTTGCAAGTTTAGAAAAATTCGGTGCTTTTATTATGAACGATGAGCGAGTTCAAGACGGCATAGAAGCTGTTGAAAAAGGCATTAGCGAAGTGAATCAAAGCATACAATAA
- the pyk gene encoding pyruvate kinase translates to MLKKTKIVATVGPASEKEETLKQMIIKGVNVFRLNFSHGSHEYHKQNLDKIRKVSKELNTRVGILQDISGPKIRTLELKEAFELKANDRLDFHKEAILGEKVAQNHYKLSINHPEILAMLKKDEYIYLYDGSIRARVVEASDNLVQTIVENDGFLSSNKGINFPNTRINIDVITQKDKKDLLWGIQNNVDFLAISFVQNAHDIDEVKNILAEHNAKIAIFAKIEKFDAVENIDDIIYSSDGIMVARGDLGIEVPYYKVPNIQKEIIRKANFASKPVITATQMLFSLAKNLNATRAEISDVANAVMDGTDAVMLSEESAVGIDPVNAVEVMSKTIIETEKHYPYNKFDHFQLCDDTDKIMHSSAYLAKDLSANAILALTSSGKSAMKMARYRPDTRIIAIAHSEKILNMLSIVWGVEPLVLVDKSDELTGLITSSIKEANKQGLINLDETYILTAGFPTGIEGSSNLIRILKKEQTQYYLNS, encoded by the coding sequence ATGCTTAAGAAAACAAAGATAGTAGCAACAGTAGGTCCAGCTAGCGAAAAAGAAGAAACCCTAAAACAAATGATAATTAAAGGCGTAAATGTCTTTAGGCTAAATTTCTCTCACGGAAGCCACGAGTATCATAAGCAGAATTTAGACAAGATTAGGAAGGTTTCAAAGGAGTTAAATACTAGAGTTGGAATTTTGCAAGATATAAGCGGGCCTAAGATAAGGACTTTGGAGCTTAAAGAAGCATTTGAACTAAAAGCAAATGATAGGCTTGACTTTCATAAAGAGGCTATTTTAGGGGAAAAAGTAGCGCAAAATCACTATAAACTAAGCATTAATCATCCTGAAATTCTAGCCATGCTAAAAAAAGATGAGTACATATATCTTTATGACGGAAGCATAAGGGCTAGAGTTGTTGAAGCTAGCGATAATTTGGTGCAAACCATAGTGGAAAATGACGGCTTTTTAAGCTCAAACAAGGGTATAAATTTCCCAAACACCCGCATAAATATAGACGTCATCACCCAAAAGGATAAAAAAGACTTACTTTGGGGCATACAAAATAACGTGGATTTTCTAGCTATTTCCTTTGTGCAAAACGCGCATGATATAGACGAGGTTAAAAATATCTTGGCAGAGCATAATGCCAAGATAGCAATCTTTGCTAAGATAGAAAAATTCGATGCTGTTGAAAATATTGATGATATAATCTACTCTAGCGACGGCATTATGGTGGCTCGCGGGGATTTAGGCATAGAAGTGCCTTACTATAAGGTGCCAAACATACAAAAAGAGATTATAAGAAAGGCAAATTTTGCAAGCAAGCCCGTTATAACCGCTACGCAAATGCTTTTTTCTCTAGCTAAAAACCTAAATGCCACAAGAGCTGAAATTTCAGATGTGGCAAATGCTGTTATGGACGGCACTGACGCGGTTATGCTAAGTGAGGAAAGTGCGGTGGGAATAGACCCTGTGAATGCTGTTGAGGTGATGTCTAAGACCATCATAGAAACCGAAAAGCATTATCCTTATAATAAATTTGATCATTTTCAACTCTGCGATGATACCGATAAAATAATGCACTCAAGTGCCTATCTAGCAAAGGATTTAAGTGCTAATGCTATCCTAGCTCTTACAAGTAGCGGCAAATCAGCCATGAAAATGGCTAGGTATAGGCCAGATACTAGGATTATAGCCATAGCGCATTCAGAAAAAATTCTAAATATGCTAAGCATAGTTTGGGGTGTCGAACCTTTGGTTTTAGTAGATAAATCAGACGAGCTAACAGGGCTTATAACAAGCTCCATAAAAGAGGCTAACAAACAAGGGCTTATAAATTTAGATGAGACCTATATACTAACCGCTGGCTTTCCAACAGGCATAGAAGGAAGTTCTAATCTTATAAGAATTCTTAAAAAAGAGCAAACACAGTACTACCTAAACTCATAA
- a CDS encoding FAD-dependent oxidoreductase, translated as MKEFDVVVVGAGISGAALFYELARYTDIKNIALIEKYDSIATLNSRATSNSQTIHCGDIETNYTIEKARKVKVNADMVAKYASKQEGKPFVFSHQKMVLAVGDEECKYLKNRYEEFKELYPYVKFFDKQKVKELEPRVVLAENSKGDRKESIVAMGALQGDSYTTIDFGKMAQSLVDNALKEDKNTFVEFNQEVIKIEQKDGHFVINTKSGAKYHSKAVVVNAGAHSLFLAHRMGVGLDKSCWPVAGSFYLTKQKLLNGKVYTVQNPKLPFAALHGDPDLMADMNTRFGPTALVIPKLERYHGLKSMWEFFETLKFDAKVAKITLGMLKDKTVGMYIFSNYLYELPLINKRLFAKSIKKIVPSIKASEIEYAEGFGGVRPQVIDKTRGELMLGEASITDVKGAIFNMTPSPGATSCLGNAKKDAQSVCEYLGAKFDEDKFNSDFA; from the coding sequence ATGAAAGAATTTGATGTAGTGGTAGTTGGTGCTGGAATTTCGGGTGCGGCTTTATTTTACGAGCTTGCTAGATACACTGATATAAAAAATATAGCATTGATAGAAAAGTATGATTCTATAGCTACGCTTAATAGCAGGGCTACTAGCAACTCACAGACTATACATTGCGGAGACATAGAAACAAATTACACTATAGAAAAGGCTAGAAAAGTTAAGGTAAATGCCGATATGGTGGCAAAATACGCCTCCAAACAAGAGGGCAAGCCCTTTGTTTTTTCTCATCAAAAAATGGTCTTAGCTGTTGGGGATGAGGAGTGCAAGTATCTTAAAAACAGATACGAAGAATTTAAAGAATTATATCCTTATGTGAAATTTTTTGACAAGCAAAAGGTAAAAGAGCTAGAACCAAGGGTTGTTTTAGCTGAAAATTCAAAAGGAGATAGAAAAGAAAGCATAGTGGCTATGGGTGCCTTGCAAGGCGATAGTTACACCACCATAGACTTTGGCAAAATGGCTCAAAGCTTGGTGGATAATGCTTTAAAAGAGGATAAAAATACCTTTGTTGAATTTAATCAAGAAGTTATTAAGATAGAGCAAAAAGACGGACATTTTGTTATAAATACAAAATCAGGTGCAAAATATCACTCAAAGGCCGTTGTTGTAAATGCTGGAGCGCATTCTTTGTTTTTAGCTCACAGAATGGGCGTTGGTTTAGATAAGTCTTGCTGGCCTGTGGCAGGTAGCTTTTATCTAACCAAGCAAAAACTTTTAAATGGCAAGGTTTATACGGTGCAAAATCCTAAGCTTCCTTTTGCTGCCTTGCATGGAGATCCTGATTTAATGGCTGATATGAATACTCGCTTTGGGCCAACCGCTCTTGTTATACCAAAGCTTGAGAGATATCACGGCTTAAAGTCTATGTGGGAGTTTTTTGAAACCCTTAAATTTGACGCTAAGGTAGCTAAGATAACTCTTGGCATGCTAAAGGATAAAACCGTTGGTATGTATATCTTTTCAAACTATTTGTATGAGCTTCCTCTAATAAATAAAAGACTTTTTGCAAAGAGTATAAAAAAGATAGTGCCTAGCATAAAAGCAAGTGAAATAGAATATGCCGAAGGTTTTGGCGGGGTTAGGCCTCAAGTTATAGACAAAACAAGGGGCGAATTAATGCTAGGAGAAGCTAGTATCACAGATGTAAAAGGAGCGATTTTTAATATGACTCCAAGCCCTGGTGCTACTTCTTGCCTTGGCAATGCCAAAAAAGATGCACAAAGCGTTTGTGAGTATTTGGGCGCTAAATTTGATGAGGATAAATTTAATAGCGATTTTGCTTAG
- the gatC gene encoding Asp-tRNA(Asn)/Glu-tRNA(Gln) amidotransferase subunit GatC has protein sequence MNIDDKLLNKLEKLSALRISDDKREETMSNLSEIVSFVENLNELDLSAFEATVSTIDACTPFREDLSKQSDVIDCVLKHAPSHDESFFLVPKVIE, from the coding sequence ATGAACATAGACGATAAGTTATTAAATAAGCTAGAAAAACTTAGTGCCCTTAGGATATCCGATGATAAAAGGGAAGAGACCATGTCAAATTTAAGCGAGATAGTTAGCTTTGTGGAGAATTTAAACGAGCTTGATTTAAGTGCCTTTGAAGCCACTGTTAGCACTATAGATGCTTGCACTCCTTTTAGAGAGGATCTTAGCAAACAAAGCGATGTGATAGACTGTGTTTTAAAGCACGCTCCTTCGCATGATGAAAGCTTTTTTTTGGTTCCAAAAGTTATAGAGTGA
- a CDS encoding STT3 domain-containing protein, which produces MLSKRKELFLFILIAYVFSVLCRFYWVYWASSFEEFFFNDELMIISNDGYAFAEGARDMIAGFHQENDLSYYGSSLSTLTYLLYTILPFSFESIILYMSVFLSSLLVVPIILIAREYKLGFGGLVAALLASVANSYYNRTMAGYYDTDMLAIVLPCFVIYFMIRIIKKQDLLALILLPVFIIFYLWYYASAYTLVVALIGLFFIYNLIYHRKDKIVYMASIFMLIAISSLAWYYLLCAIAILFALFVLKNEHFKPKFIAFLGILVIIFLLLSGGLDPILYQLEFYIFKSDMSSVASSSLQSFTYFNVNQTIQEVGDIDISVFMQRISASELVFILSLFGLVLLLKEHKSFVLALPMLFLGFLALRSGLRFTIYAVPVMALAFGYFYLYACSFLKNFKYNNQDAKLYKILSFIAIFACFILAFIFENTFIFELGTLFVFILLILYFLNDKDKLKIILNASFLFISLFFALKHIYEYKAPTVFAKNEVEILNSLKEMAQREDYVIAWWDYGYPIRYYSDVKTLADGGKHLGKDNFFPSFVLSKDQISAANMARLSVEYTEQNFKTPFSDILAAMMSDYGENNELLFFNQLSKKSFPMKTAKSRDVYIYMPNRMAQIFSTVASFSNIDLKNGEINSPFFFSSAYAISTNNSHIMLSNGILISSDFTRVIIGNEEGFINSFIELTDIQNARYNIREIDKSSNLYMFFIQPSQFIIMDKSMYESAFVQMFFLNNYDKELYELVINSPYAKVFKLKR; this is translated from the coding sequence ATGTTAAGCAAGAGAAAAGAGCTCTTTTTATTTATATTAATAGCATATGTTTTTAGCGTGTTGTGCAGATTTTATTGGGTTTATTGGGCTTCATCTTTTGAGGAATTTTTCTTTAATGATGAATTAATGATCATCTCAAACGACGGCTACGCCTTTGCAGAGGGTGCAAGGGATATGATAGCTGGATTTCATCAAGAAAATGACCTTTCTTACTACGGTAGCTCTTTATCAACTCTTACTTATTTGCTTTATACAATTTTGCCATTTAGCTTTGAAAGTATCATTTTGTATATGAGCGTCTTTCTTTCTTCCTTGCTTGTTGTGCCGATTATACTCATAGCTAGAGAATACAAACTTGGCTTTGGTGGCTTGGTAGCGGCCTTGCTTGCTAGCGTGGCAAATAGTTATTACAACAGAACAATGGCTGGGTATTACGACACAGACATGCTGGCTATAGTCTTGCCTTGCTTTGTGATATATTTTATGATAAGAATTATAAAAAAACAAGATTTGCTAGCTTTAATCTTGCTTCCTGTTTTTATAATATTTTACCTTTGGTATTACGCCTCAGCATACACTCTTGTAGTGGCTTTAATCGGCCTTTTTTTCATTTACAATCTTATCTATCATAGAAAAGATAAGATAGTTTATATGGCAAGCATATTTATGCTAATAGCCATATCATCCTTAGCTTGGTACTATTTACTTTGTGCAATAGCTATATTATTTGCTCTTTTTGTTCTAAAAAATGAGCATTTTAAGCCTAAATTTATAGCCTTTTTAGGAATTTTGGTAATCATTTTCTTGCTACTTAGCGGAGGCCTTGACCCTATACTTTATCAGCTGGAATTTTATATCTTTAAAAGCGACATGTCCTCAGTTGCAAGTTCTAGCCTGCAAAGCTTTACATATTTTAATGTAAATCAAACCATCCAAGAAGTTGGAGATATAGACATATCAGTCTTTATGCAAAGAATTAGCGCTAGCGAGCTTGTGTTTATCCTATCTTTATTTGGGCTTGTTTTGCTGCTTAAAGAACACAAAAGCTTTGTGCTTGCTTTGCCCATGCTTTTTCTTGGTTTTTTAGCGTTAAGAAGTGGGCTTAGATTTACTATTTATGCCGTGCCTGTTATGGCTCTTGCTTTTGGGTATTTTTACCTTTATGCCTGTTCTTTTTTAAAGAATTTTAAGTATAACAATCAAGATGCAAAACTATATAAAATTTTAAGCTTCATAGCCATTTTTGCCTGCTTTATCCTTGCTTTTATTTTTGAAAATACCTTTATATTCGAGCTTGGGACCTTATTTGTATTTATACTACTCATTTTGTATTTTTTAAATGATAAGGATAAATTAAAAATCATACTCAACGCAAGCTTTCTTTTCATATCCTTATTTTTTGCACTAAAGCACATATATGAGTATAAAGCACCGACTGTTTTTGCGAAAAATGAGGTTGAAATTTTAAACTCTCTTAAAGAAATGGCACAAAGAGAAGATTATGTGATTGCTTGGTGGGATTATGGCTATCCTATTAGGTATTATTCTGATGTTAAAACCTTGGCAGATGGTGGTAAACACTTGGGTAAAGATAATTTCTTCCCTTCCTTTGTTTTAAGCAAAGACCAAATTTCAGCAGCAAACATGGCAAGACTTAGCGTAGAATACACAGAGCAAAATTTCAAAACCCCTTTTAGCGATATTTTAGCTGCCATGATGAGTGATTACGGCGAGAATAATGAGCTTTTATTTTTTAATCAGCTTTCAAAAAAAAGCTTTCCTATGAAAACTGCAAAAAGCAGGGACGTGTATATTTATATGCCAAACCGCATGGCGCAAATTTTTTCAACGGTTGCTTCGTTTTCTAACATAGACTTAAAAAATGGCGAGATTAACTCTCCTTTCTTTTTTTCCTCTGCTTATGCTATATCAACTAATAATTCGCATATAATGCTTAGTAATGGAATATTAATCTCAAGTGATTTCACAAGAGTTATCATAGGCAACGAAGAGGGCTTTATAAACAGCTTCATAGAGCTTACGGACATACAAAATGCAAGATATAACATAAGAGAAATTGACAAAAGCTCAAATTTATATATGTTTTTTATACAGCCATCCCAATTTATAATCATGGATAAAAGCATGTATGAAAGTGCCTTTGTGCAGATGTTTTTCCTAAACAATTACGATAAAGAACTATATGAGTTGGTAATCAATAGCCCTTACGCAAAAGTATTTAAACTAAAGAGATGA
- a CDS encoding type III pantothenate kinase, with amino-acid sequence MLLCDIGNSNANFLDDSKYFSLSIDEFVEYNNDEKVFYINVNDNMKSILREKENFINLEPYFRFDTIYCGLGVDRIAACYTIEDGVVVDAGSAITVDIVSNYMHLGGFILPGIVSYRDAYTKISSRLKCEFNTQISLDAFPQRTVDALSYGVFKSIYLLIKDAAYGKKLYFTGGDGQFLANFFDKAIYDKLLVFRGMKKIIEENSHLLFDKK; translated from the coding sequence ATGCTTTTGTGCGATATAGGAAATTCTAACGCCAATTTTTTGGACGATAGCAAATATTTTTCATTAAGTATTGATGAATTTGTGGAATACAACAATGATGAAAAAGTATTTTACATAAATGTTAATGACAATATGAAAAGTATTTTAAGAGAGAAAGAAAATTTCATAAATTTAGAGCCTTATTTTAGATTTGACACTATTTACTGCGGTCTTGGGGTTGATAGGATAGCTGCTTGTTATACCATAGAAGATGGCGTTGTTGTGGACGCTGGAAGTGCAATTACTGTTGATATAGTGTCTAACTACATGCATCTTGGAGGATTTATCTTGCCCGGCATAGTAAGCTATAGAGACGCTTACACAAAGATTTCTTCAAGACTTAAGTGTGAATTTAATACTCAAATAAGCCTAGATGCCTTTCCTCAAAGAACTGTTGATGCCTTAAGCTATGGTGTCTTTAAAAGCATATATTTATTGATAAAAGATGCTGCTTATGGCAAGAAATTATATTTCACCGGTGGCGATGGGCAGTTTTTAGCCAATTTTTTCGACAAGGCTATATATGATAAATTATTAGTTTTTAGAGGTATGAAAAAGATAATAGAGGAAAATTCTCATTTGTTGTTTGATAAAAAATAA
- a CDS encoding Fur family transcriptional regulator, producing the protein MFIENVEYETLLDRFKKILKESGLKYTRQREVVLKTLYHSDMHYTPEALYVKIKTDEPDLNIGIATVYRTLNLLEESEMVTSISFGIAGKKFELATKPHHDHLICKNCGTIVEFENPIIERQQALIAKEYKFKLTGHLMQLYGLCSECNKLDLKVKI; encoded by the coding sequence ATGTTTATAGAAAATGTAGAGTATGAGACACTGCTGGATAGATTTAAAAAAATTTTAAAAGAAAGCGGACTTAAGTATACAAGACAAAGAGAAGTTGTGCTTAAAACCTTATACCACAGCGATATGCACTACACTCCAGAGGCTTTATATGTGAAAATTAAAACTGATGAGCCGGATTTAAATATCGGCATAGCAACTGTTTATAGAACTTTGAATTTGTTAGAAGAATCAGAAATGGTTACTTCCATTTCCTTTGGTATAGCTGGTAAGAAATTTGAGCTTGCTACTAAGCCACATCACGATCACTTAATTTGCAAAAATTGCGGTACTATAGTTGAGTTTGAAAATCCTATCATAGAAAGACAACAAGCCTTGATTGCTAAGGAGTATAAATTTAAGCTAACAGGACATTTGATGCAACTATACGGTCTTTGCTCTGAGTGTAATAAATTGGATTTAAAGGTAAAAATATAA